In Armatimonadota bacterium, one genomic interval encodes:
- a CDS encoding extracellular solute-binding protein: MHVRALVASLAVLMLTATAALGAAPVQLTFTVWSYSTDVILDNIKKFEARYPGIKVSLQDFAWEKYTDVMTARFVGKTPTDLAYSSDHWLQQWAAANWIVPLEDYFPQVKAYKPDFAPYAIEGMTYRGKLYGLPYYADTIIFIYNEEMLKRAGFTKPPATWDEVTRMALAMKEKKIVEYPIMFQFQDITPWYIEVFLSMVYSYKNYQMFDASLNPIFDREGTAAHKVAQWLVDGMRKHKIINPASLETTEIPLVKAMGAGQVAFAVLPKYNLADLNTPGAHAQAGKFKMALMPGETHGTVGFVRFYAMTKMAADRGKAVQDAAWKFLEYFGGKTDGKFVVVKRWALEKGLGFAQLPLYQDPEIRAAINKWGNVSLEEEQAKVARAKEALTPFWGTWSLEFQKEMNKALLGQKSALDALKAAAAKWKEMKK; this comes from the coding sequence ATGCACGTGCGTGCGCTGGTCGCCAGCCTGGCCGTCCTCATGCTGACCGCCACCGCGGCGCTGGGTGCGGCCCCTGTTCAGCTGACCTTCACGGTCTGGTCGTACAGCACCGACGTCATCCTGGACAACATCAAGAAGTTCGAGGCTAGGTATCCCGGGATCAAAGTCAGCCTGCAGGACTTCGCCTGGGAGAAGTACACGGACGTGATGACCGCCCGCTTTGTGGGCAAGACACCCACAGACCTGGCGTACTCCTCCGACCACTGGCTGCAGCAGTGGGCGGCGGCCAACTGGATCGTCCCGCTGGAGGACTACTTCCCTCAGGTGAAGGCGTACAAACCCGACTTCGCCCCCTACGCCATCGAAGGTATGACCTACCGGGGGAAGCTCTACGGGCTGCCCTACTACGCGGACACCATCATCTTCATCTACAACGAGGAGATGCTCAAGCGAGCGGGGTTTACCAAGCCGCCGGCCACCTGGGACGAGGTGACCCGGATGGCTCTGGCCATGAAGGAGAAGAAGATCGTCGAGTACCCCATCATGTTCCAGTTCCAGGACATCACCCCCTGGTACATCGAGGTCTTCCTCTCCATGGTCTACTCCTACAAGAACTACCAGATGTTCGACGCCAGCCTGAACCCGATCTTTGACCGGGAGGGGACGGCTGCCCACAAGGTAGCCCAGTGGCTGGTGGATGGTATGCGCAAGCACAAGATCATCAACCCGGCCTCCCTGGAGACCACGGAGATCCCCCTGGTCAAGGCCATGGGGGCGGGCCAGGTGGCCTTCGCTGTCCTGCCCAAGTACAACCTGGCCGACCTGAACACGCCGGGGGCGCACGCCCAGGCGGGCAAGTTCAAGATGGCCCTGATGCCCGGGGAGACGCACGGGACGGTGGGTTTCGTCCGCTTCTACGCCATGACCAAGATGGCCGCCGACCGGGGGAAGGCCGTGCAGGACGCGGCCTGGAAGTTCCTAGAGTACTTCGGCGGGAAGACGGATGGCAAGTTCGTGGTAGTGAAGCGGTGGGCCCTGGAGAAGGGCCTGGGCTTCGCCCAGCTGCCGCTTTACCAGGATCCCGAGATCCGTGCGGCCATCAACAAGTGGGGCAACGTCAGCCTGGAGGAGGAGCAGGCGAAGGTGGCCCGGGCCAAGGAGGCCCTCACCCCGTTCTGGGGGACCTGGAGCCTGGAGTTTCAGAAGGAGATGAACAAGGCGCTGCTGGGCCAGAAGAGCGCGCTGGATGCCCTCAAGGCCGCGGCGGCCAAGTGGAAGGAGATGAAGAAGTAG
- a CDS encoding glutamine amidotransferase, whose protein sequence is MIRVLYAGGAGAVFGPLFALSPFALEVKGLQFHNWARPFIEGLERGGDIQVTQMPSWEVYASFPRELAELKAYHVVVIEEVEADIFYFYPEFYTPEAWTSPRVIVLPNRLELIRQFVQEGGGLLMVGGWLSFQGRFGHGVWHGTPVEEALPVVFQPTDDRVETPQGALVTVVDRSHPVMGSIAWEGFPPLLGYNRAAARPDARVLATVRAGPQAPEDPLIVVREYGRGRTMVFASDTTPHWGVNFMKWPGYQQFWRQAVLWLSGQMTAPQAVPPGREARAGRRVPQRRTSRTRHRESKER, encoded by the coding sequence GTTCCACAACTGGGCCCGCCCCTTCATCGAGGGGTTGGAGCGCGGGGGAGACATCCAGGTGACGCAAATGCCCAGCTGGGAGGTCTACGCCAGCTTCCCCCGCGAGCTGGCCGAGCTGAAGGCCTATCACGTAGTGGTCATCGAAGAGGTGGAGGCCGACATCTTCTACTTCTACCCCGAGTTCTACACCCCCGAGGCCTGGACATCTCCCAGGGTCATCGTGCTGCCCAACCGGCTGGAGCTCATTCGCCAGTTTGTCCAGGAGGGTGGGGGGCTCTTGATGGTGGGTGGGTGGCTCTCCTTCCAGGGGCGGTTCGGCCACGGTGTGTGGCACGGCACGCCCGTGGAAGAGGCGTTGCCCGTAGTCTTCCAGCCCACTGACGACCGGGTGGAGACGCCGCAGGGCGCGCTGGTAACGGTGGTGGACCGGTCGCATCCGGTGATGGGTAGCATCGCCTGGGAGGGCTTTCCCCCGCTCCTGGGCTACAACCGCGCCGCGGCACGGCCCGATGCCCGGGTGCTGGCTACGGTGCGCGCCGGGCCGCAGGCGCCGGAGGATCCCCTGATCGTCGTGCGCGAGTACGGCCGCGGGCGCACCATGGTCTTCGCCTCCGACACCACCCCGCACTGGGGCGTGAACTTCATGAAGTGGCCGGGCTACCAGCAGTTCTGGCGGCAGGCCGTGCTCTGGTTGAGCGGTCAGATGACCGCCCCGCAGGCGGTTCCACCGGGGCGGGAGGCGCGGGCGGGCAGGCGTGTCCCGCAGCGCCGAACGAGCCGGACACGCCACAGGGAGTCTAAGGAGCGGTAG